A window of the Pseudomonas fluorescens genome harbors these coding sequences:
- a CDS encoding head completion/stabilization protein — protein MSGFVATDELISSDSPENTVRNSGFFPDIDLADLRETVRLDGTVSHPRLYHAAVEAITSANRDLRDWRITQQAAGYSTLDNVPAETIDGKSELVYYYLRAVYSTASANLRERYRDSDTTADGHKAADSLETPIDDLRRDARWAIRDLLDVPRSTIELI, from the coding sequence ATGAGCGGTTTTGTAGCCACGGACGAACTCATCAGCAGTGACTCCCCGGAAAACACCGTCCGAAACTCGGGCTTCTTTCCTGACATCGACCTCGCGGATCTGCGGGAGACCGTCCGGCTTGACGGCACTGTTAGCCATCCTCGCCTGTACCACGCGGCAGTCGAAGCCATCACCAGTGCGAACCGGGATCTTCGAGACTGGCGTATCACCCAGCAAGCCGCAGGCTATAGCACCCTTGATAACGTACCCGCCGAGACGATCGACGGCAAAAGCGAGCTCGTCTACTACTACCTGCGGGCCGTGTACTCCACTGCCTCAGCAAACCTCCGTGAGCGCTATCGCGACTCCGACACAACAGCCGACGGCCACAAGGCTGCCGACTCACTCGAAACCCCGATCGACGATCTGCGCCGGGATGCCCGTTGGGCGATCCGGGATCTGCTGGACGTTCCTCGATCCACGATCGAGCTCATCTGA
- a CDS encoding phage major capsid protein, P2 family, with the protein MRNETRQALKLYREQVARLNGVDTEAVTSKFAVTPQVQQTMENKVQESSEFLKSINVIGVVEQEGEALGLMITGPIAGTTDTNSGERETRDLFEIEGSRYRCEQINYDTHLKYANLDAWAKFPQFQQLIRDAIIQRIALDRIMVGFNGTSRALTSNRTTNPLLQDVAIGWLQKIRANAPSRWMKEVGPGTGKIKVGPNGDYKTLDAVVYDAVNNLVAPWYREDTQLVAICGSALLADKYFPLVNTVQAPTEQKAAQDLITSQKRIGNRQAVTVPFFPANAILITKLSNLSVYWQEGAQRRSVLDNPKRDRVETYQSSNDAFVIEDYECVAFIENIELEEAV; encoded by the coding sequence ATGCGCAATGAAACTCGCCAAGCCCTGAAACTCTATCGTGAGCAAGTGGCTCGGTTGAACGGCGTTGACACCGAGGCAGTAACCAGCAAGTTTGCGGTTACTCCACAGGTTCAACAAACCATGGAAAACAAGGTTCAGGAATCGAGTGAGTTCCTGAAGTCCATCAACGTCATCGGTGTTGTCGAGCAAGAAGGTGAAGCTCTCGGTCTGATGATTACCGGCCCGATTGCTGGCACGACCGACACGAACTCGGGCGAGCGCGAGACTCGCGACCTGTTCGAGATCGAGGGCAGCCGCTACCGCTGTGAGCAGATCAACTACGACACGCATCTCAAGTACGCGAATCTCGATGCCTGGGCGAAATTCCCGCAGTTTCAGCAACTCATCCGCGACGCGATCATTCAACGCATCGCACTCGATCGAATCATGGTTGGCTTCAACGGGACCAGCCGCGCGCTGACCAGCAATCGCACCACGAATCCGCTGCTGCAAGATGTCGCCATAGGCTGGCTGCAAAAAATCCGTGCGAATGCCCCGTCTCGCTGGATGAAGGAAGTCGGCCCCGGCACGGGCAAAATCAAAGTCGGCCCGAATGGCGACTACAAGACTTTGGACGCAGTCGTCTACGACGCAGTCAACAACCTCGTAGCACCGTGGTATCGCGAGGACACCCAACTGGTCGCGATCTGCGGCAGCGCGCTCCTGGCTGACAAGTACTTCCCGCTGGTCAATACCGTACAGGCCCCGACTGAGCAGAAAGCGGCTCAAGACCTGATTACCAGCCAAAAGCGCATCGGCAACCGTCAGGCGGTGACCGTTCCATTTTTCCCGGCGAACGCAATCCTGATCACCAAGCTCTCCAACCTGTCCGTGTATTGGCAGGAAGGTGCCCAACGCCGGAGCGTTCTCGACAACCCGAAACGCGACCGCGTTGAAACCTATCAGTCGTCGAACGATGCCTTCGTGATCGAAGACTACGAGTGCGTGGCCTTCATCGAAAACATCGAGCTGGAAGAGGCGGTTTAA
- a CDS encoding GPO family capsid scaffolding protein: MASKSKKFRIATEGATTDGRVIERSWIEQMAANYNPAKYGARVNLEHFKGVLPDSPFKRYGDVLSLTAETVDDNKLGLFAVIDPTDELVAMTKARQKIYTSMEVHPSFADTNEAYLVGLAVTDDPASLGTEMLQFSASAQSSPLAARKQSKDTLFSEAIEFTLELDAVTPNDDGKTLFSKVKELLGVKSKTDNANFADHGQAIEIIAESQRDLLGRFSAVSDLEQKVTKLSADLEKETGALDALIKQLNFTPDNSPNRPSATGSKVAVTTDC; the protein is encoded by the coding sequence ATGGCCAGCAAATCGAAAAAATTCCGCATTGCCACCGAAGGCGCAACCACCGACGGCCGCGTTATCGAACGTAGCTGGATCGAACAGATGGCTGCGAACTACAACCCGGCCAAGTACGGCGCACGCGTCAATCTGGAACATTTCAAAGGCGTTCTGCCGGACAGTCCGTTCAAGCGTTATGGCGATGTTCTCTCGCTGACCGCTGAAACGGTGGATGACAACAAGCTCGGTCTGTTTGCGGTGATCGACCCGACTGACGAGCTGGTCGCGATGACGAAGGCCCGTCAGAAGATTTACACCTCCATGGAAGTGCATCCGAGCTTCGCTGATACCAACGAAGCGTATCTGGTCGGCCTGGCAGTCACCGACGACCCGGCAAGCCTGGGCACCGAGATGCTTCAGTTCAGCGCCTCGGCTCAGTCCAGCCCGCTGGCCGCTCGCAAGCAAAGTAAGGACACGCTGTTCTCCGAAGCGATCGAGTTCACGTTGGAGCTGGACGCGGTCACCCCGAACGACGATGGCAAGACTTTGTTCAGCAAGGTGAAAGAGCTACTGGGGGTCAAGTCGAAAACCGATAACGCCAACTTTGCCGATCACGGCCAAGCGATCGAGATCATTGCCGAAAGCCAACGCGACTTGCTCGGGCGCTTCAGCGCGGTGAGCGATCTGGAACAGAAAGTCACCAAGCTTTCCGCTGACCTCGAAAAAGAGACCGGCGCTCTGGACGCACTTATCAAGCAGCTCAACTTCACGCCGGACAACAGTCCGAATCGGCCATCAGCCACTGGCTCGAAAGTCGCGGTTACCACCGACTGCTGA
- a CDS encoding putative holin, whose amino-acid sequence MAEPVSTSYATGSVVAVGSLSLLPGVESAVILGSFAGAVVFVLASTDLTNAKKVGFFVISFIAGILCASIAAALLTSLLPDRIEVSEGVGALVAAAVAVRLLLWVIKISEDPGALLARFKGDRK is encoded by the coding sequence ATGGCCGAGCCAGTCTCCACCAGTTATGCAACAGGATCCGTCGTCGCCGTCGGATCGCTATCCCTGCTCCCCGGAGTTGAGTCAGCGGTAATCCTTGGATCCTTCGCCGGGGCGGTCGTCTTTGTCCTGGCATCAACCGATCTCACCAACGCAAAGAAGGTGGGGTTCTTCGTCATCAGTTTTATCGCCGGGATCCTCTGCGCCTCGATTGCCGCCGCGTTGCTGACCAGTCTCCTGCCGGATCGCATCGAAGTCAGCGAAGGCGTAGGCGCGCTGGTTGCCGCCGCAGTTGCGGTTCGTCTTCTGCTCTGGGTGATCAAGATCTCCGAAGACCCAGGCGCGCTACTGGCTCGATTCAAAGGAGACCGGAAATGA
- a CDS encoding terminase endonuclease subunit: protein MPTPAQAHFMRATAAAETSAAAEENPLALATGHELMLHKLANDRRRLKETQSTELKAEIKRELLSEYVPYVEGVLAAGTGVQDEVLMTVLIWRIDAGDGQGAIEIARYAIAHQLSLPDQFKRTTATLIAEEFADLAKRARDGGLPVDVTSLNTVLEITKGQDMPDEVRAKLHKEIGLAQRLSIGEPPFSAEQLALGHNALEHMKRAMQLHDKVGIKKEMEKLERELKNSTISGADS, encoded by the coding sequence ATGCCAACTCCCGCACAAGCACACTTCATGCGGGCCACCGCTGCTGCGGAAACTTCCGCAGCAGCGGAGGAAAACCCGCTCGCCCTTGCTACCGGCCATGAGCTGATGCTGCACAAGCTCGCAAATGATCGCCGTCGTCTCAAGGAAACACAGTCAACAGAGCTCAAGGCCGAGATCAAACGTGAGCTGTTGTCGGAGTACGTCCCGTATGTCGAGGGCGTACTGGCCGCAGGCACAGGCGTCCAAGACGAGGTGCTGATGACCGTCCTCATCTGGCGCATTGATGCCGGTGATGGACAGGGAGCCATCGAAATCGCCCGCTACGCAATCGCGCATCAGCTCTCACTCCCGGACCAGTTCAAACGCACCACCGCAACGCTCATTGCTGAAGAGTTCGCCGACCTCGCGAAACGCGCCCGCGACGGTGGTTTGCCGGTGGATGTGACCTCCCTGAATACAGTTCTGGAGATCACGAAAGGTCAGGACATGCCGGATGAGGTACGGGCGAAGCTCCATAAAGAGATCGGTCTTGCACAGCGGCTGTCGATCGGCGAACCACCGTTTTCTGCCGAGCAACTGGCCCTCGGTCACAACGCGCTGGAACACATGAAGCGGGCCATGCAGCTCCACGACAAGGTCGGCATCAAGAAAGAAATGGAAAAGCTCGAACGCGAGCTGAAGAACTCGACTATCAGCGGTGCTGATAGCTGA
- a CDS encoding tail protein X, translated as MQVRAQQGDTLDALVWRHYGRTTGVVEATLQANPDLAALGAVLPHGTLVTLPDLPPPAKNRLVQLWD; from the coding sequence ATGCAAGTCCGTGCCCAGCAGGGTGACACCTTAGATGCGCTGGTGTGGCGTCACTACGGGCGCACGACCGGCGTTGTCGAGGCGACATTGCAGGCCAACCCGGATCTCGCCGCGCTCGGCGCCGTACTGCCGCACGGCACCTTAGTCACCCTCCCCGACCTACCCCCTCCAGCGAAAAACCGTCTGGTTCAACTTTGGGATTGA
- a CDS encoding phage holin family protein, which produces MSYLPLINSVCCGLIALSLMFFSRKGATHRPFASLLAYTVTVAAGSVPILHIIGRPYLPDPPQLVLNLLLCIALISVRGNVIELCRPSNSMMDNRFVRLLRRETWF; this is translated from the coding sequence ATGAGCTACCTGCCGCTGATCAACAGTGTTTGCTGCGGCCTGATCGCGCTGTCGCTGATGTTCTTCAGCCGCAAGGGCGCAACGCATCGGCCATTTGCCTCACTGCTCGCCTACACCGTCACCGTCGCGGCAGGTTCAGTTCCGATCCTTCACATCATCGGTCGGCCATACCTGCCTGACCCGCCTCAGCTCGTTCTCAACCTGCTGCTTTGCATCGCCTTGATCTCCGTTCGCGGCAACGTGATCGAGCTGTGCAGACCAAGCAATTCAATGATGGATAACCGATTCGTTCGACTGCTACGGAGAGAGACATGGTTCTGA